The Oncorhynchus mykiss isolate Arlee chromosome 10, USDA_OmykA_1.1, whole genome shotgun sequence nucleotide sequence gctttccagaCATGGGGAGACtaacttttcagcaggacaataacctaaaacagaaggccaaatctacatcggagttgcttaccaagacaacattgaatgtttctgagtggcctaggtacagtttggacttaaatcgggttgaaaatctatggaaagacttgaaaatggctgttgaGCAATGTTCaccaatcaacttgacagagcttgaagaatttgttgaagaataatgggcaaatattgtacaatccaggagtGCAATGTTCTAAGAGACTTACCCcaaaatactcacagctgtaatcactgccaaaggtccttctacaaagtattgactcatgtTACTTAAGTAAGTTAATAttcctgtatttcattttcaatacatttgcaaaaatgtgttttcactttgtcattttagagtattgtgtgtagaagggTGAGAAGAAGAaataaatatttaatccattttgaattctggctgtaatacaacaaaatgtgcagtaagtcaaggggtatgaatactttctgaaggcactgtaaacacATCATTGCAGGGCCCCAATTCATCTTGAAACCCCAACACAGATATTTACTCGTTTTTGCTGCCCTCTGTTGGTTATTGCTTAAAATAACAGCATTTCATGCTTTTACTAGCCTACAAGTTGACCTACAGTGCCTCCTGAaacacttttttcacattttgttacgttacagtcttctaaaatggattacaaaaaaaaaaagatcagcaatctacacacaataccccataatgacaaagccaaaacagttttttttaaaacatttttgaatgttttttttttaaattaaaataatacatattcaaaccctttgctatgagacttcgAAATTCGGCTCAGGTGTATCCGGTTTCCGtagatcatccttgaaatgtttctacaacttgattggagtccacctgtggtaaatacaattgattggacaagatttggaaagacacacacctgtctctataaggttccacagttgacaatgcatgtcagagcaaaaaccaagccatgaggtcaaaggaattgtccgtagagctctgagacaggattgtgtcaaggcacagatctaggggaagggtaccaaaaaatgtatgcagtgtTGAagatccccaaaaacacagtggcctccatcattcttaaatggaagaagtttggtaccaccaagacccttcctagagctggccacccggccaaactgatcaatcaggggagaaaggcctttgtcagggaggtgaccaagaacccgatggtcggtctgacagagctctagagttcctctgtggagatgggagaaccttccagaaggacaaacatctctgcagcactccaccaatcatgtctgtatggtagaatggccaggcggaagtcactcctcagtaaaaggcacatgacagcccgcttggagtttgccaaaaggcacctaaagactctcgaaccatgagaaacaagattatctggtctgatgaaaccaagattaaactctttggcctgattgccaagcgtcacgtctggaggaaagctggcaccatccctaaggtaaagcatggtggtggcaaccatcatgctgtggggatgtttttcagtgggaggcactgggagactagtcaggattgagggaaagatgaatggagccaagtacagagggatccttgatgaaaacctgctccagagctctcaggacctcagactgggacgaaggttcaccttccaatgggacaacacaggagtggcttcgggacaagtgtctgaatgtccttgagtggcccagccagagctctacttgaacccgatcgaacatctctgcagagacctAAAAAACGctttgcagcaacgctccccatccaacctgacagagcttgagatgatccgcagggaagaatgggataaactccccaaatacaggtgtgccaagctggtagtgtcatacccaagaagactcgaggatgtaatcgctgccaaaggtgcttcaacaaagtactgagtaaagggtctgaatacttctgtaaatgtgatattttttataaGTTAGCAAACATTCTATAAACCAGTTTTGGCTTTGTTGTTAtgaggtattgtatgtagattgatgcaTGAAataaaacgatttaatccattttagaataaagctgtaagttacattttttggggaaaagtctaaatactttccgaaggcattaTTTCTGAAGCTCGGGGCTAGGAAATGAATTACATCATTTTTCAGGTGTGAGTTAGTGTTGTAACACAATGTTCAACAACTCATAGAATCACGTAGGCTATGCCTGTGTAGTCAAgatcatgacatcattgtgctgACTAAAGTTGTCAGACTTCATTATAAATGACTCACATGTCCccaccccctcactctctctctcgttctctctctgtctctctctcttacacacacacacacacacacacacacacacacacagagagagagaggcatgaacAGTGTTCTTCAAAATGAGGGATGACATCAATATTTTGTCTGAatggggttattttctgcttATGTGTCCTTATTTtgacgccaaacccaccactggtgtgcatggccaaagagctcttTTATTATGTCATCCAACAAGTGTAAacacctggagtttgctaaatggcACTGGTACTTGAATTGGaccggtgctatggtcagatgacatgaaaattgAGCTCTTTAGCCATGCActccagtggtgggtttggcatcaAAAAAAAGGATGCATAagcagaaaagaaccccatacctactgtaaaatatggtggtggatcaaatcaaatcaaagtttatttgtcacatgcgccgaatacaacaggtattcagGCAACCTTCTTTGATGTTATGGaactattttgcttccactggtcctggggcctttTGTTAAGGTCaaaggcatcatgaactttacccagtaccaggacattttagccaaaaacatgGTTGCCTCTGTTAGTGGATCtaccagcaagacaataacccaaaGCACACACAACAATTCATAAAGAAAtagttaattgaccacaaaatcatcatcttgcaatggccatctcagtctccggacttgaaccccattggaAAAACAGGTTTGAactgaagagggcagtccataagtacAGACGAAGGAGATCAAGGATCTGGACAGATTgtgtatggaggaatggtttaagatccctcccaatgtgttctccaatatCATAAAGAAAATGTTAAAGGCTCAGTACCGTTATCCTCGCAAGCTGATGTATTGAAACatgggtgccaatcattttgacccatatatatatatttttaaatagtaTCACTTGttaaaacaaaatctctttctctgagtaattgtattagtataaaataatattattGTGCTTTTTTGTGCTAAAAATATAGCTCCATATTTgtaatatttattttatacagtattttttgcTAATCTTTTTCAAGGGTGCCAAAAATGTGGGACCTGACTGTATAtcgttaaaaaataaaaacaccatgttgaatgtgtgtgtgtatttgtgtctgaTAGACACAGACCTTATTTGTAGGTTATGTAGGCTAGGTCAAGAAGAGGTTGAACAATGGCTGAAACTAAATGTTCTAGTTCTATAACTACAATGACACAATCGATTTTATTCAAGCTTTCACTGTTACATCATTTTAGCACAACACTGGCTTGTAATAGGCCTGCCTCCCACCCCGTCGAATGGCATTGGAGAATACCACTTTATACTGCACACGTGCTTAAAACGAAGCTTAATTTGCTGGCTGCCTTATAAAATTTTTCTTGCCATTGATCTGGAATGATGTCATCCACTGCACAGACCACAGACCCCACCTCCATACAGCACCGCCTGTCTTAGTGTCTTCCTCGCTCTCATTCACATATACAGCCGAGAGCGCATTGACACATGCCCAAGCACTGACACTTTTTATAGTggtgatatttttttatttttgttatcaATAATAGATGCTTAGTGTCGTAGGTCCTCTATTTTTATATGCAAGCTTATTCTTGCACGGAAAACGGATCCGCAAAATGTGATAGGTCCTCCAGTGTAGAAGAGGATACCGTTAACCAAAGAAATGTCTGGACAACATCAATGAAAATGTAAATAATTATATTACACGGAGAGCATGAAGATACAACGGAATTGTCAATCCTAACGTAAGTGAGTTTATTTTAAACCTTTAACCAGGCGTAAAGTATCCTGACGAACAAGACTCATGTCTGACATACAATTACTCTGAATATAATAGACTATTGTTGACACATGAGGATCCAGCACTATGGCTACGTGTTACACACTTATGCATATAAGAAACACGCCAATGCGTTAGGATGCAGCCTGGTCTCACAGACTAGACTCCTAAGAACAGTGATGTCCTCAAACTAGTTTTCCCTTTACTGAGACACCGGACGCTATGTATCCATTTGACGCGACACTACGAATCAATTTGATTAAATTCACCTTCATTACTTATGAACTGCCCAACAGAGGATAATACCACCAACCCTCAATCTCTGCAGTTTTTGCCAAAATAAGTCATATTGTTTATCAGGACTGTAGAGAGTGAAAGTGATAATGGATGATGATGATTCATTTTACATGGCCTAATGCTGGAGTTGTGGGACATACATGCTACAAGGCCATAACCATTATTTCTTATATATCTTTTTTGCATGGTTTTCTTATGAATTATTTACATGATGTGCGTTTTTGCAAGTCACTATTCAATACTAGTATGTATTCTAATTTTGGCTATTTTTATATGGCCTAGGTCTAATCATTTCAGCATATCTATATCCTATATACGAACAAAGGGCAAACGCCGCTcatggagatgagaggagactGCTTCTTCTTCCCTGCCATTCACAGAGAGACGGGACCCTAAGCATAATGATCTGCGACAATGCGCAAAATAATTTCACTCTCTTATGATTTCACCTTATTTAAGTTATTGTCTTCCTCTGTTATTAGCAGTCAATTTCTTATGTTTTTTTCACCAATGCCCGTTGTTATTATTCTCCTTACCTTGCAGGCGCAGCATGCCGTTATTTGTCCACAGCAAACCGGGATAAATAGTGTTGCAGGTAGGTCTTTGTGTGAACGTGTAGATAGGTGACCAGAGGTCACGGAAGGCTTCAAATAGGCCTCACAATTTGATATAATTTCAGCAGTAGACTGATGTGCCATAACAGatgatacagtgcattctgaaagtattcagaccccttgactttttccacattttgttacattacagccttattctaaaattgattaaatagttttttccacctcatcaatctacacaccataataacaaagcaaaagcAAGTTTTTAGAttatttagcaaatgtattacaaaaaactcccagaaatatcacatttacataaatattcagaccctttactcagtactttgttgaagaaccttgggcagcgattacagcccttGATGCACAGAtagtttcaggtctctccagagatgttagaaaTGGTTTGAGTCCGGGCTctgcttggccactcaaggacattcagacacttcTCCCGAAAccattcctgtgttgtcttggctgtgtgcttagagtcgttgtcctattggaaggtgaaggtgccccagtctaaggtcctgagcgctctggagcaggttttcatcaaggatctctctgtactttgctccgttcatctttccctcaatcctgactagtctcccggtccctgccactgaaaaacatccccacagcatgatgctgccaccaccatgcttcaccgtagagatggtgccagttttcctccaggcgtgatgattggcattcaggccaaagagttcaatcttggtttcatcagacaggcctgattggtggagtgctgcagagatggttgttcttctggaagtttcccccatctccacagaagaactctggagctctgtcagagtatccatctggttcttggtcaactcTCTGACCAAAGCCCCTATCCCCTAATTGCGCAGTTTGGatgggtggttccaaactttttccatttaaggaatgatggaggtcactgtgttcatggggaccttcaatgaagcagaaatgttttagtacccttccccagatctgtgcctctacacaatcctttctcggagctttacggacaacagtcaactgtgggaccctatatatgacaggtgtgtgcctttccaaatcatatccaatcaatttaatttaccacaggtggcctccaattaagttgtagacacatctcaaggatgaccaatggtctggccactctaccataaagtcctgattggtggactgctgcagagatggttatccttctggaactctgtcatagtgaccatcgagttcttggtcacttccctgaccaaggcccttctcccacgattgctctgtttgaccgggcggccagctctaggaagagttgtgtcggttccaaacttcttccatttaagaatgatggcgaccactgtgttcttggggaccttcaatgctgcagaaatgttttggtacccttccccaggtcaGTGCCTTGACactatcctgtctcggagctctacggacaattccttcggcctcatggcttggtttttgctctgacatgcactgtcaactgtgggaccttataaggacaggtgtgtgcctttccaaatcatgtccagtcaatataatttttccacaggtggactccaatgaagttatATAAACATCAAgaatgatcaacggaaacaggatgcacctgagctcaattttgagtctcataccAAAAGTTcggaatactaatgtaaataaggtatttctggtttgatttgcaaaaaaatcaaaaaatctgttttcgctttgtcatcatgggatattgtgtgtagatggataaggaaaacatttatttaatcaattttagaataaggctgtaacgtaacaaaatgtggaaaaagggaaggggtctgaatactttccgaatgcactgtatgtggtgAAAGATCctaaagagacagacagtgccttgTGAGTCCAACATGGTCCTCTACTTCAGACTGAGACTAATCATCAGGTCACCTATCTACATTCACCTTTGTGACATTCAGGGACAGAATTTCAAAAATGTTCTATCCATTCTATCGCCGTGACAATGATCACATAATGGTATAGCGGGTGGAAGTCTGTCTTCTGCACATCCGAAGCGTTGTATCTATTAGAGGTAAGCCTATGTTCTTATTCTGTAGCAAAAACATTACTTTTACACCCTTTATCAAGCCTCCAATTTCAGAACATCCTTTCACACAATATATGTAGAACTACTGGCTGCAATTGTAGATATGGTAACAGTAATGGTCAGAATGGCACGAATgaacaatgatgatgatgacaatgaTCTCTAGAGGCAAGCATTTGCTTAAGTATGTTTTTGTGATTTGCACTGTGCTTTTGGTCTGACTGATCTTTTGACAGTATGATTCAAAAGGACCAACACACCGCTACACTGTGTTCATTTATGTGCTGATGAGGTGTTTACAATGTGTGAGTGAAAAGTGATCAGAGTGATGTTGACTTCCACCATGACAAAACTGGGTCAATGtaaccccgccccccccccccccccccccccccccctccaccacagGCTACGAAGGCAAGGCTGAAAAAGGGAAAAAGATGAGGATGCCATCACCAAGCTCTGTGCGTGGACGTATGCATGTGGAAAACGCAAGCATGGTGTGCTTTGTCTATGGGTCACTATGTGTGTTGCTTGGGAGTGAATAATCATTAGTGCCTTTTGCCATGTATCTTCCTCCTGTCTAGTCTGTGGTCTACCCTGTCACGTCATATTCTGTCTTTATCTCGCTGTCCTCccgtctctctatttctctcccaaCCTTTCTCTCGCTCGTTATCTCTCTGTACTGCCCTGTCCCAGAGAATCTTCtttaatgcaacaaaaaaaaagctcATTAATGGGTTTTGTCATCGTAAGTAGCGCTTAGTAGATGACAAAAGTCTTTAGTACCAATGAGAATTAGGCATCAATTTTACTGTCTTTATTTAAAGGGTAGAATCacatgataataataatacaatatctaAAGCTTTGCCCAAAATGTCATCTCTTCTCCAGTCTTTATTCAAGTATTTCATGACGAAGTGCTTATTTATAGGTTACGACACGTACATCGATGGTCATTCAGTGCCTGTGGCAGTAACAGCCAGTTCTCTAGTCTGTTTTGCTATGGTAAAGGGCCTTCTCTAACAGGGAGATATATTTGTCTGTTTATTCGGTTCTACCTCATTTCTTCAACCATTCGATTGAGCTAACTTCAATTTCAACAAAATGTTCTTAAAACAGTGGTCTCTGCCCTGTTTTGGCAAAACCATAAAGGCTGTATTTTGGTCTTTTGGTTTTGATTTCATTACTGTGTGTTTTTGCTGTATTTCTTTCCAAATCCAATggattatatatgtatattaaaTATGCTTCGCATATTCTTCTGATCGTTCACTACGGTGGTTGGCAGCAGTAGTCAAGTAATAGTCACGGGGATGTGTTCTTCTTGAATTCGAACTCTGCAACAATTTACATTAAATGGCTTTATTATGTGTTATCTATGAGGGAATAACACATGTAAATACCTTGTTTACTAGGTATGTATAGAGACTGTTTCATAGTATTGGCCAAAGAGCGTTTTGTTCAAGATTAAACCAAAAGCAAGAGCAAATGTGGGAATTGTCCATAACACCATACTCCATACCTAGTCTGTTGCAAGGTAGTTACATAGCTTGGTTGTTCCACTGGTCATTACTCTGGCGTAGGACAGATGTGATGTAAATGTGGCttcaaattaaaaaaatgtaatgatgTTGATGCCAACAGTCATTTAAAAATGTTATCTGAATACAATCTTGACattgtttctctgtttctttctcccctatctcttacacacacacacagctttgcgTAAACCCAGATGCCTCCACTCCCTCTTGACGAGCGCATAGTGGTTATTCAGCGCCCTAAAAACTTGGCCCTACCTGGGTCCTCCCCACAGCCCCACTCCCATATAACAGCCCATAGCAACAAACTTCTCTCCCGCCCTTCTCATCCCCACCCTCCTCAGTCCTACCCCAATCCTCCCTCCTCGAACTCACTGTCTTTGGAATGCAAGCGCAGATCATCATCCCATCTGCAGAAAACCAAGGTCGACAAGGCCATTGTCTCAGAGGGTACCAGACACACCCCTAGCCACTGTCACAGCAACGGGACAGTGACTTTTGGCCCTagtccacaccaacacacacatacgatCGACATCAAGTTATCTGTGAACAAAGGAACAAAAGGAGGGGGGCACAGCAACTCTTTAGTTCGCAGTGGGAGTGTGAAGGGGAGTAAAAAAAGGGTTTCGTTGTGCTTGGATCCAGGATACGGGGAGAAAAACACTGGAGGAACATCAGGGAAGCCTGGAGGAGCAGTGCAGCAACTCCAAAACCACCCACAGAACCAGAGACAAGCCTCACCAGGCAGTCACCATCAGAATAATCTGTCTGTGTCCCCGGGAGGAGTCTTAGAGTTTGTCCCATCTCAGAGACAGCAGTCCAAGTCCAGAAGAGAGAAGGTGCAGAACGTGTCCTCCAAAGTCTGCTCTGCCAGCTTCCCCCCCAGAGGTGCCCGGGAAGTGCCCTACGTGGGTAACAAAGAGAATTCCAAACTGGGACCTGTCCATCAAAACCCCAACCCCCACAGCCTGCCCGGCCACCACAACTCTGTCCCTGTGCCCCATGCCGCTGTTCTAAACTCCCACTACcctgtcccccctccctcccaccacccccGTGCTCCTACCTCGTTTCAGCAACCCCTCAACCAGTCTCGTCCATCCCGCGGCAGGGACCATCGTCCTCAGATCCTCCACGGCCTACCCCTCTCCCCCTGTTCCTCCCGTGGAGGTTTTCCCAGCCCAGACCACACCTGTACCATCGACTTCTCCCATCCCTTCAGCTGTGGCTGCTGGAAGCTGGTCCGCTGCAGGGGGGCCAGGGGACATTCTGCTGGCTgccagaggggtggggggagtccgtcttcctctttctcctgtgGCCACAGCCACGGGGTTGTAGGTGTGAACCACAGAGGGGGCGCAGCAATGGGATTAAGAACTCTTGGGGGATGTTTGTCCACAGCCTCCACCACCAACACCTCATCCTCCAACAGCACTGTGTCGGACTGCCGCACGGGCTTGCTCAGACCCCTGCGATGTGCCTCCTGCTCCGGGGAGGCTGGCGCCTTTGAGAGTCCTGCTGCATTCCGCAAAAAACTGGTGGGGGGATGCCTGCCCTGTACCCCACTATCCTCCTCAGCCCCGCTGCGAGCCTTACAGAGTTGTGTGAGTGGCTGCAACCCCAAAGCCAGTCAGGCCGGCAGCTCTACCTGCAGCTATTGTAGCAGCGACCCTATAGTTGTCACCTTCAACCCCCGTCGGGGCAAGCCCCCTGGTATGGGCAGGGGTGTAGGGGCAGGGCCCCCCATGGGAGTATTCCccgctgatgatgatgattacaGCGTGCGCACAATCTGGCCTGAGGAGCTGGCGAAAAAGATGACCGGGTCTAAAACCCAACAGAACCAGCAGAGCTGTGCAGGGATGGGGATGGGAGTGGGGAAGACAAGTGTGGGTCAGAACCAAAACAGCAGCAACGGAACCAGCCCTGTCACCCTGGACTGTAGGAACCTATTGGAGTTCACCCGGAATCAGATAACAGACCACGCTGGCCGACGCCGGCTTCAGCAGGGCAAGATGGCCGTCCTAGATTTAATTGGGTCTGGGCCTGGGCGAGATCCAGACCAGGACTCCCTAAAGAGGCTCTGGAACAAAGGTGGGGAGTCAGGCAAGGTGGATGGCATGGGGCAGGAAGGCAATATTACATACCCTCGCACCCCTTCCCCCCGCACCCCCTCTCCCcaatcccctccctccttctcaccCCCACCGTCAGCTCCCAGCACTCTCCTCAAACCCAAacccagacagagagatgcagacGGACGCCATTCCCTCCCCTCCGCCCAGTCCCTTCACCTGGTCCTCAACTCACTCAACAGAGAGCAGGACGAAGAGAGCGGCAGAGGTAAGGGTGTCATACACTGGTTTTTGTTTCAGTCTCTTAGGCTATACTTCTGCAGATTTTTGGCAGAGATAGTTACAGAAACAAAATTCCCAATTGAGAGACCAGCTTTACTGTCTGACTGCATAAATTACCATTTTAGGGAGAAAATCTCTTTCATCCTATTCTTATTCTCctgactgtctctctttctccatgctTCCCTCGCCTATCTTTGAAATCTACTTCCTTTCCTGCCAATCTCATTTTATATGTTATTCTAACATGTTGGTTGTTTAAAAGGAACCCAGGGATAATGACTTAATTATAGCCTGGGCTCCAGCgtaaaaagagacagagaggagcaaAATGGAGGGATGGTGATTGGAATGCAAAGAGAGCTGATAAGAGCGGGAGATTAGAATAGCTGAATTAATTAAAACAATTTCGGGGAAATTGAGTCGCTGACACTGAACCCTGTCAGTGGGAGATTAAGCTGTTCTCATTTAAATGACAAAGCCCAAAAAGCTATGATGTACTCTCTTTTCTTAATAGTTACATAACTGTAGCCTCCTCCACCCTGTTAAGTGACTGCCGGATCTGTTGATGACATATAGTATAGAATAAAGAATCACTCAAGTTTCAGAAGCTTTTTCATATCTGTACGTTTCCCTCCTGTTTGGAGAACATGTATGAAATGATGAAAGCATTAGCAGTTCCTCAGAGCTGCAAACTTCTTTGCTCTGCAGGAGTAAAGTGAATTTCAATGATACTCCTACTCAACAAAAACCATAAATGAGATATATTGTACACTTTCATTGTCTCTCCGTCATCCACACATCTCTTCATAAGTCTTTCTATCTCTGATGCTTGATTTATTTTCTCTGTGTCTAACTCTGGTATACTTCAGGGTGAATGCCTGTCAGTGatccaaatcaaatgaaattgtccTTTCTAACAGCAATCTCTCACTGCATTGTGTCGTCCTCTCCCAGTGCACCTCACTCTGCCGCTCTCCTCCTCGCTACCGGCTTCCCTGTCAGATGAGAATGGGATGACCCCTGACGTGGAGAATGCGGTGGTCAGCCCCATCCTACCCTTCCTCTTCCTGGGCAATGAGAGGGATGCCCAGGACCTGGACCTGCTGCTGCGACTCAACATCGGCTATGTGGTCAACGTCACCACACACCTGCCCCTCTACCACCTCGGCTCCGGCCTGGTACGCTACAAACGGCTACCGGCTACCGACAACAGCAAGCAGAACCTACGACAGTACTTTGAGGAGGTGTTTGAGTTCATCGGTGAGTTGAGCAGTATCTACCtaaggggtgtcaaactcattttgcccCAGGGACTGGTCTTCTATCCATAGTTTTGGGAATG carries:
- the LOC110533981 gene encoding uncharacterized protein LOC110533981, which translates into the protein MPPLPLDERIVVIQRPKNLALPGSSPQPHSHITAHSNKLLSRPSHPHPPQSYPNPPSSNSLSLECKRRSSSHLQKTKVDKAIVSEGTRHTPSHCHSNGTVTFGPSPHQHTHTIDIKLSVNKGTKGGGHSNSLVRSGSVKGSKKRVSLCLDPGYGEKNTGGTSGKPGGAVQQLQNHPQNQRQASPGSHHQNNLSVSPGGVLEFVPSQRQQSKSRREKVQNVSSKVCSASFPPRGAREVPYVGNKENSKLGPVHQNPNPHSLPGHHNSVPVPHAAVLNSHYPVPPPSHHPRAPTSFQQPLNQSRPSRGRDHRPQILHGLPLSPCSSRGGFPSPDHTCTIDFSHPFSCGCWKLVRCRGARGHSAGCQRGGGSPSSSFSCGHSHGVVGVNHRGGAAMGLRTLGGCLSTASTTNTSSSNSTVSDCRTGLLRPLRCASCSGEAGAFESPAAFRKKLVGGCLPCTPLSSSAPLRALQSCVSGCNPKASQAGSSTCSYCSSDPIVVTFNPRRGKPPGMGRGVGAGPPMGVFPADDDDYSVRTIWPEELAKKMTGSKTQQNQQSCAGMGMGVGKTSVGQNQNSSNGTSPVTLDCRNLLEFTRNQITDHAGRRRLQQGKMAVLDLIGSGPGRDPDQDSLKRLWNKGGESGKVDGMGQEGNITYPRTPSPRTPSPQSPPSFSPPPSAPSTLLKPKPRQRDADGRHSLPSAQSLHLVLNSLNREQDEESGRVHLTLPLSSSLPASLSDENGMTPDVENAVVSPILPFLFLGNERDAQDLDLLLRLNIGYVVNVTTHLPLYHLGSGLVRYKRLPATDNSKQNLRQYFEEVFEFIEEAHQSGRGVLIHCQAGVSRSATIVIAYLMKHTLMTMTDAYKYVRGRRPVVSPNLNFMGQLLEFERDLNSGVTPRILTPKLSGLETQV